One region of Hymenobacter sediminicola genomic DNA includes:
- a CDS encoding type 1 glutamine amidotransferase domain-containing protein, whose amino-acid sequence MNILMVLTSHDQLGDTGKKTGFWLEEFAAPYYVFKDAGATLTLASPAGGQPPLDPKSDDPDAQTDATKRFKQDTDAQQALASTVKLGSVSAAEYDAVFYPGGHGPLWDLAEDKKSIELIENFYAAGKPVAAVCHAPGVLRHVKAANGEPLVKGKQVAGFTNTEEEAVQLTNVVPFLVEDMLKQNGGDYSKGADWASYVVKAGNLITGQNPASSEPAAEELLKLLKK is encoded by the coding sequence ATGAATATATTGATGGTTCTGACCTCGCACGACCAGCTCGGCGACACAGGCAAGAAAACTGGTTTCTGGCTCGAAGAATTTGCCGCGCCTTACTACGTGTTCAAAGATGCTGGCGCTACGCTCACACTAGCTTCCCCAGCCGGTGGCCAGCCGCCCCTCGACCCCAAAAGCGACGACCCAGACGCTCAGACGGATGCAACCAAGCGGTTCAAGCAGGACACCGATGCGCAGCAAGCCCTGGCCAGCACCGTAAAGCTCGGCTCGGTTTCGGCGGCTGAATACGACGCCGTATTCTACCCCGGCGGCCACGGCCCGCTCTGGGATTTGGCCGAAGACAAGAAGTCCATCGAGCTAATTGAGAACTTCTATGCCGCCGGCAAACCGGTAGCGGCCGTGTGCCACGCGCCCGGCGTGCTACGCCACGTGAAAGCTGCCAATGGCGAGCCGCTGGTAAAAGGCAAACAAGTAGCGGGCTTCACCAACACCGAGGAAGAAGCTGTACAGCTAACCAACGTGGTGCCGTTTCTAGTGGAAGACATGCTGAAGCAAAACGGCGGCGACTACTCTAAAGGAGCCGACTGGGCCTCGTACGTCGTGAAAGCCGGCAACCTCATTACCGGCCAGAACCCCGCCTCCTCGGAGCCCGCCGCTGAGGAATTACTGAAACTGCTGAAGAAGTAG
- a CDS encoding RecQ family ATP-dependent DNA helicase produces MLPETDDILHVLRQTWGHTRFRPLQEDIIRAVLAGQDTLALLPTGGGKSICFQVPALARPGLCLVVSPLIALMKDQVENLRKRGIKAEAVYAGMSHQEIDQTLDNCVYGPMKFLYVSPERLLTDMFRARVGKMKVSLLAIDEAHCLSQWGYDFRPPYLRIQELRELLPGVPCIALTATATEKVRQDIIDNLRFGASHRVFQQSFARPNLSYSVLSTEDKLKRMLEVVRGVGTDKTSIVYARTRRQTEEAANYLHQQNVAAAPYHAGLPSEQRTRTQQDWMQNKTRCIVATNAFGMGIDKPDVRLVVHLDAPDNLEAYYQEAGRAGRDEKYAFAVLLQGPNDADELRRRTQQAYPPLDTVRRVYQALANFSRTAVGGGELVAFDFDIQQFAETYRIKALDAHNSLRTLEREGFVQLNEAVNNPARVHIPIDHTDLYRFQVANQQHDQLIKSLLRFNGGELFAGFQRISENSLAQHLRLSVVDVRKMLVFLHRSGIIQYQPKHESPQALFTTPRFDADKLPLDQKRLNQARELARHKTESVIRYAGGGRCRQQLLLEYFSELDASACQVCDFCLARKKARQETAPAPELREQLVALVKASPQTPREILTQFAPGQATAVTQLLRELVELGELRYAPDGRLG; encoded by the coding sequence TTGCTGCCCGAAACCGACGATATTCTACACGTGCTGCGCCAGACTTGGGGGCACACCCGGTTTCGGCCGCTGCAGGAAGATATTATCCGGGCGGTGCTGGCAGGGCAGGATACGCTGGCGCTGCTGCCGACGGGTGGCGGTAAAAGCATTTGCTTTCAGGTGCCTGCCCTGGCCCGGCCGGGGCTGTGTCTGGTGGTGTCGCCGCTGATTGCGCTGATGAAGGACCAGGTGGAAAACCTGCGTAAGCGTGGCATCAAAGCCGAAGCTGTGTATGCGGGCATGAGCCACCAGGAAATTGACCAGACCCTCGACAACTGCGTGTATGGGCCGATGAAATTCCTGTATGTGAGCCCCGAGCGGCTGCTGACGGACATGTTTCGGGCGCGGGTGGGCAAGATGAAGGTGAGCCTGCTGGCCATTGATGAGGCGCATTGTCTTTCACAATGGGGCTACGACTTCCGGCCGCCCTACCTACGGATTCAGGAGCTGCGCGAGTTGCTGCCGGGCGTGCCGTGCATTGCTCTCACGGCTACTGCCACCGAGAAAGTGCGGCAGGATATCATAGATAATCTGCGGTTTGGGGCCTCGCACCGGGTATTTCAGCAGAGCTTTGCCCGGCCCAATCTGTCGTATTCGGTGCTGAGCACGGAGGACAAGCTCAAGCGCATGCTGGAAGTGGTGCGCGGGGTAGGAACCGACAAAACCAGCATCGTGTATGCCCGCACGCGCCGCCAAACCGAGGAGGCGGCCAACTACCTGCACCAGCAGAACGTGGCCGCGGCGCCTTACCACGCCGGCCTGCCCAGCGAGCAGCGTACCCGCACTCAGCAGGACTGGATGCAGAACAAAACTCGTTGCATCGTGGCTACCAATGCTTTCGGCATGGGTATCGATAAGCCCGATGTGCGACTGGTAGTGCACCTCGACGCGCCCGACAATCTGGAGGCCTACTACCAGGAAGCGGGCCGCGCCGGCCGCGACGAGAAATACGCCTTTGCCGTGCTGCTGCAGGGCCCCAACGATGCCGACGAGCTGCGCCGCCGCACTCAGCAGGCCTACCCGCCGCTGGATACGGTGCGCCGCGTGTATCAGGCGTTGGCCAATTTCTCGCGCACGGCCGTGGGTGGCGGCGAGTTAGTGGCCTTCGACTTCGACATTCAGCAGTTTGCGGAAACCTACCGCATCAAGGCTCTGGATGCGCACAATAGCCTGCGCACGCTGGAGCGCGAGGGATTTGTGCAACTGAATGAAGCCGTCAACAACCCGGCCCGCGTCCACATTCCCATCGACCACACCGACCTGTACCGGTTTCAGGTGGCCAACCAGCAGCACGACCAGTTGATTAAGAGTCTGCTGCGCTTTAATGGAGGAGAGCTGTTCGCAGGCTTCCAGCGGATTTCGGAGAATAGTTTAGCCCAGCATTTGCGCCTGAGCGTGGTGGATGTGCGTAAGATGCTCGTGTTTCTGCACCGCTCCGGCATCATTCAGTACCAGCCCAAGCACGAGTCGCCGCAGGCCCTGTTTACTACCCCGCGCTTCGATGCCGACAAGCTGCCGCTGGACCAGAAACGCCTGAACCAAGCCCGCGAACTGGCCCGCCACAAAACCGAATCTGTGATTCGCTACGCCGGCGGTGGACGCTGCCGCCAGCAGCTGTTGCTGGAGTACTTCAGCGAGTTGGACGCGTCCGCCTGCCAGGTCTGCGACTTTTGCCTGGCCCGGAAGAAAGCACGCCAGGAAACAGCGCCGGCTCCTGAGTTGCGGGAGCAACTGGTGGCTTTGGTGAAAGCCAGCCCGCAGACGCCACGCGAAATTCTGACCCAGTTTGCGCCCGGCCAGGCTACTGCCGTCACGCAGCTGCTACGGGAGCTGGTGGAGCTTGGGGAACTGCGCTACGCGCCGGATGGGCGGCTGGGGTAG
- a CDS encoding NADP-dependent oxidoreductase gives MQNQTILLASRPSGTPTADNFRFETSAVPAAAAGQVLLKTLYVSVDPYMRGRMNAGKSYVAPFEVDQPIVGGVVAEVVESHLEQFPVGSVVVGNLPWQRYSLSDGKGLQRIPTGPAPVSYFLGLLGMPGLTAYFGLLDICQPKPGETVVVSGAAGAVGMIVGQLAKIKGARVIGTAGSDEKVAYLKEVGFDEAINYKTANIPAALAAAAPNGVDCYFDNVGGAITDAVYDLLNKHARIALCGQISSYNDAEAPVGPRPEGKLLKTSAKLQGFIVSDYLPQWPEGVKQLTQWYQEGKLQTEETVTEGFDQIPAAFLGLFKGENTGKALVKVA, from the coding sequence ATGCAAAACCAAACTATTCTGCTCGCCAGCCGCCCAAGCGGCACTCCTACTGCCGACAACTTCCGCTTCGAGACCAGCGCGGTGCCAGCTGCGGCAGCGGGCCAAGTGCTATTGAAGACTCTTTACGTCTCTGTGGACCCCTACATGCGGGGCCGCATGAACGCTGGCAAGTCGTATGTGGCGCCCTTCGAGGTAGACCAGCCCATTGTGGGTGGGGTGGTGGCAGAGGTAGTGGAAAGTCATCTGGAGCAGTTCCCGGTAGGTAGCGTGGTAGTTGGTAACCTGCCCTGGCAGCGGTACAGCCTATCCGATGGCAAAGGCCTGCAGCGCATCCCGACAGGGCCAGCGCCGGTGAGCTATTTTCTGGGGCTGCTGGGAATGCCGGGTCTCACGGCCTATTTCGGGCTTTTGGATATCTGCCAGCCGAAGCCCGGCGAAACCGTAGTGGTGTCTGGCGCGGCCGGGGCCGTGGGCATGATTGTGGGTCAGCTAGCCAAAATAAAAGGAGCCCGCGTGATTGGTACGGCTGGTTCCGATGAGAAAGTAGCCTACCTCAAAGAAGTAGGCTTCGATGAGGCCATCAACTACAAAACCGCCAACATTCCGGCTGCTCTGGCCGCTGCCGCCCCAAACGGCGTAGACTGCTACTTCGACAATGTGGGCGGCGCCATCACGGATGCCGTGTACGACCTGCTCAACAAGCACGCCCGTATTGCGCTTTGCGGCCAGATTTCCAGCTACAACGACGCTGAAGCACCTGTTGGCCCGCGTCCGGAGGGCAAGCTGCTCAAGACCAGTGCCAAGCTGCAGGGCTTCATTGTGAGCGACTACCTACCGCAGTGGCCCGAAGGCGTGAAACAGCTGACTCAGTGGTACCAGGAAGGCAAGCTACAGACCGAAGAAACCGTGACGGAAGGATTTGACCAGATTCCGGCCGCTTTTTTGGGCCTATTTAAAGGCGAGAATACCGGTAAGGCCCTTGTAAAAGTGGCCTAG
- a CDS encoding DUF4304 domain-containing protein, producing MIDEFDVQAQFTRLLSGKLWPEFKKRGYKRYRGNFRYYDAAGWGKIVNVQKSAFSTKDNISFTINMGLYLREAERYLMGRASEDKFLEPDCLVRKRIDSLAGNDLDLWYNLDGQTVWSDVDAVVTQDVYRVVLPYLDGIRSVEDILHQLVQERGPDVFAGIRALFIYGRKAEARQWLADERNSTVYTYRKKQLQELSRELNAME from the coding sequence ATGATAGATGAATTCGATGTCCAAGCTCAATTCACCCGGTTGCTGTCCGGTAAACTATGGCCGGAATTCAAGAAGCGCGGCTACAAGAGATACCGCGGCAACTTCCGGTACTACGATGCTGCTGGCTGGGGAAAGATCGTAAACGTGCAGAAAAGCGCGTTTTCTACCAAGGACAATATCAGCTTCACGATAAACATGGGTTTGTATCTGCGAGAAGCCGAAAGATACCTAATGGGCCGGGCCAGCGAAGACAAGTTTCTGGAGCCGGACTGCTTGGTACGAAAACGAATAGACAGCCTAGCTGGCAACGACTTAGATCTGTGGTACAACCTAGATGGCCAGACAGTCTGGTCTGACGTCGACGCAGTAGTTACTCAGGATGTCTATCGGGTTGTGCTTCCGTACCTAGACGGTATTAGGTCAGTAGAAGATATTCTGCATCAGCTGGTTCAAGAGCGAGGCCCTGATGTATTCGCCGGTATCAGGGCGCTATTCATATATGGCCGAAAAGCCGAAGCACGGCAATGGTTGGCGGACGAGCGGAATAGCACAGTGTACACCTACCGCAAGAAACAGCTTCAAGAACTAAGCAGAGAGCTGAATGCAATGGAATAA
- a CDS encoding organic hydroperoxide resistance protein, giving the protein MKIEKIFTAQAKAKGGRDGQITSKDEVLNLPLSTPREMGGPGKPNSTNPEQLFAAAYASCFEGALGVAARQAQVKLNGVTVEALIGFGQAEDGGYGISADLHINIPGFEQQKAEELVQAAHGICPYSRATRGNIEVNLTTTTEAA; this is encoded by the coding sequence ATGAAAATCGAAAAAATCTTCACTGCACAGGCGAAAGCCAAAGGTGGCCGCGACGGCCAGATTACGTCCAAAGACGAAGTGCTCAACCTCCCCTTGAGCACGCCGCGCGAAATGGGCGGCCCTGGCAAACCGAACTCCACTAACCCCGAACAGTTGTTTGCGGCCGCCTACGCCTCCTGCTTTGAAGGCGCGCTAGGCGTAGCAGCCCGCCAGGCTCAGGTGAAGCTGAATGGTGTGACAGTGGAAGCCCTGATTGGTTTCGGGCAGGCCGAAGACGGTGGCTACGGCATTTCGGCCGACCTGCACATCAACATCCCTGGTTTCGAGCAGCAGAAGGCCGAAGAACTGGTGCAGGCAGCTCACGGCATCTGCCCCTACTCGCGTGCTACCCGTGGCAACATCGAAGTAAACCTCACGACGACTACGGAAGCCGCTTAG
- a CDS encoding rhodanese-like domain-containing protein — protein MPDITPAELKQRQAAGQTPTIIDVREPWENEEGRIEGSQNIPLGTLPQKLEELEDLKDQEIIVHCKGGGRSATAKAFLSQQGFTHVRNLVGGFQAYQQS, from the coding sequence ATGCCCGACATCACCCCTGCCGAGCTAAAGCAACGCCAGGCCGCTGGCCAGACACCAACCATCATCGATGTGCGCGAACCTTGGGAAAATGAGGAAGGCCGCATTGAGGGTAGCCAGAACATCCCACTCGGCACGCTTCCCCAGAAGCTCGAAGAGTTGGAGGACTTAAAAGACCAGGAGATAATCGTGCATTGCAAAGGCGGAGGGCGCTCTGCCACCGCGAAGGCATTCCTGAGCCAGCAAGGCTTTACGCACGTACGCAATTTGGTGGGTGGCTTTCAGGCTTATCAGCAGAGCTAG
- a CDS encoding MarR family winged helix-turn-helix transcriptional regulator: MSNTTPHTDPNPLQQLDNQLCFPLYALSRMVTKAYQPLLQELDLTYPQYLVFLLLWEHQELTVKELGDKLLLDSGTLTPLLKRLEQKHWISRRRDPRDERSVIIGLLPAGRALQEKACKVPEQVFAQLNMSPTEFEALRQQLRHLLTHLA; the protein is encoded by the coding sequence ATGAGCAATACTACGCCCCATACCGACCCCAATCCCCTGCAACAGCTGGATAACCAACTGTGCTTCCCACTGTATGCCCTTTCCCGCATGGTCACAAAGGCCTATCAGCCGCTTTTGCAGGAGTTGGACCTGACTTACCCGCAATACCTCGTGTTCTTACTGCTGTGGGAGCATCAGGAATTGACAGTAAAGGAGTTGGGCGACAAGCTGCTGCTGGATTCCGGCACGCTTACGCCGTTGCTCAAGCGCCTGGAACAGAAGCACTGGATCAGTCGGCGGCGCGACCCGCGCGACGAGCGGTCCGTCATTATTGGGCTATTGCCAGCCGGCCGGGCATTGCAGGAAAAGGCCTGCAAGGTGCCGGAGCAGGTTTTTGCTCAGCTCAATATGTCACCGACGGAGTTTGAGGCATTGCGCCAACAACTGCGTCATCTATTAACTCACTTGGCTTAG